Proteins encoded by one window of Microbacterium testaceum:
- the gltX gene encoding glutamate--tRNA ligase gives MSATPDPRTTTATGADVRVRFCPSPTGLPHVGLIRTVLFNWAYARHNGGKLVFRIEDTDAARDSEESYQQLLEALRWMNIDWDEGVEVGGPHAPYRQSQRHEIYREVLDKLIAAGAVYESYSTAEEIDARNEANGRAKQLGYDNFDRDLTDEQKAAFRAEGREPAWRVRVPDEDLTFVDLIRGEVTFPAGSFPDFVIVRAGGIPLYTFVNPVDDALMGITHVIRGEDLMPSTARQLALYRALLDAGVTDFLPRFGHMPLVLGETGNKKLSKRDPQADLFLQREKGFIHEGLLNYLSLLGWSLASDRDVFSLDEMIAAFDIADVNPNPARFDQKKAEAINGDHIRMLDADDFATRLVPYLAGAGFIAEQPSEEHRAIIAQAAPLVQERVQLLGEVPGMLGFLFVSEVDYAEDALTGLPANAAEVLAASVRALEGVDDFTAAAVQEALSTALVEELGLKPRVAYGPPRVALTGRRISPPLFESMELLGKAESIRRLEALVSHLG, from the coding sequence ATGTCTGCCACGCCCGATCCCCGCACCACGACCGCCACCGGCGCCGACGTTCGCGTCCGCTTCTGCCCCTCACCTACGGGGCTGCCGCACGTCGGTCTCATCCGCACCGTCCTGTTCAACTGGGCCTACGCCCGGCACAACGGCGGCAAGCTCGTCTTCCGCATCGAAGACACCGACGCCGCGCGCGACAGCGAGGAGAGCTACCAGCAGCTCCTCGAGGCACTGCGGTGGATGAACATCGACTGGGACGAGGGTGTCGAGGTCGGCGGACCGCACGCTCCGTACCGGCAGTCGCAGCGCCACGAGATCTACCGCGAGGTGCTCGACAAGCTCATCGCCGCGGGTGCGGTGTACGAGAGCTACTCGACCGCCGAAGAGATCGACGCGCGCAACGAGGCCAACGGCCGCGCGAAGCAGCTCGGCTACGACAACTTCGACCGCGACCTCACGGACGAGCAGAAGGCCGCCTTCCGCGCCGAGGGTCGCGAGCCCGCGTGGCGCGTGCGCGTGCCCGACGAGGACCTCACCTTCGTCGACCTCATCCGCGGCGAGGTCACCTTCCCGGCCGGGTCGTTCCCCGACTTCGTGATCGTGCGCGCCGGCGGCATCCCGCTGTACACGTTCGTGAACCCCGTCGACGACGCGCTCATGGGGATCACCCACGTCATCCGCGGCGAAGACCTCATGCCCTCGACCGCTCGTCAGCTCGCGCTGTACCGCGCGCTGCTCGACGCCGGCGTCACCGACTTCCTGCCGCGCTTCGGCCACATGCCGCTCGTGCTGGGCGAGACCGGCAACAAGAAGCTCTCCAAGCGCGACCCGCAGGCCGATCTGTTCCTGCAGCGCGAGAAGGGCTTCATCCACGAGGGTCTGCTCAACTACCTCTCGCTTCTCGGCTGGTCGCTCGCGAGCGACCGCGACGTGTTCTCGCTCGACGAGATGATCGCCGCCTTCGACATCGCGGACGTGAACCCCAACCCGGCGCGCTTCGACCAGAAGAAGGCCGAGGCCATCAACGGCGATCACATCCGCATGCTGGATGCCGATGACTTCGCGACCCGCCTCGTCCCCTACCTCGCGGGGGCGGGCTTCATCGCGGAGCAGCCCAGCGAGGAGCACCGCGCGATCATCGCCCAGGCGGCTCCGCTCGTGCAGGAGCGCGTGCAGTTGCTGGGCGAGGTCCCCGGCATGCTCGGCTTCCTCTTCGTGTCCGAGGTCGACTACGCCGAGGATGCGCTCACGGGTCTGCCCGCGAATGCGGCGGAGGTGCTCGCGGCATCCGTTCGTGCCCTCGAGGGTGTCGACGACTTCACCGCCGCCGCCGTGCAGGAGGCCCTGTCGACGGCCCTCGTCGAAGAGCTCGGGCTCAAGCCCCGCGTCGCCTACGGCCCGCCGCGCGTCGCGCTGACCGGCCGTCGCATCTCGCCGCCGCTGTTCGAGTCGATGGAGCTTCTCGGCAAGGCTGAGTCGATCCGCCGCCTCGAGGCGCTGGTCTCGCACCTGGGCTGA
- a CDS encoding alpha/beta hydrolase family esterase, which produces MRLRPLVALAALVVAGTVLAGCGAGTRPAATASGCDANFTLEPGASAPLLVTVDGATRVYTVHVPATMTTQTPTPLILAFAGYRMPPGQLEQLSDLNGSGAIVVYPQAASTAAGVGWQGAPYSSGADDVAFTAALLDDVESRLCVDPKRVFAAGISNGGGFVSLLSCALPERLAAFAVVSGAIYPATNPSCESGSPVPVIEFHGTADDVIPYDGGIRHDATVAPVPLWLSQVATRNGCTIDPRSESVATGVERQTWTGCRDRGALVHYRIDGGGHVWPGAEGSGETAISATTLIETFFTAHPLP; this is translated from the coding sequence ATGCGCCTCCGCCCGCTCGTCGCCCTCGCCGCCTTGGTCGTGGCGGGCACGGTGCTGGCCGGATGCGGGGCGGGCACGCGCCCTGCCGCCACGGCCTCGGGCTGCGACGCGAACTTCACCCTCGAGCCGGGCGCGAGCGCCCCGCTCTTGGTGACGGTCGACGGCGCGACCCGTGTGTACACCGTGCACGTCCCGGCGACGATGACGACGCAGACGCCGACGCCGCTCATCCTCGCCTTCGCCGGATACCGCATGCCGCCCGGGCAGCTCGAGCAGCTCAGCGACCTCAACGGCAGCGGCGCGATCGTCGTCTACCCGCAGGCGGCGAGCACCGCGGCGGGCGTCGGCTGGCAGGGGGCGCCCTACTCGTCGGGCGCGGACGACGTGGCCTTCACCGCGGCCCTCCTCGACGACGTCGAGTCGCGTCTCTGCGTCGACCCGAAACGCGTGTTCGCCGCCGGGATCTCGAACGGCGGCGGCTTCGTATCGCTGTTGTCGTGTGCCCTCCCCGAACGCCTCGCCGCTTTCGCCGTCGTCTCGGGTGCGATCTACCCCGCGACCAACCCGTCGTGTGAGAGCGGCTCCCCGGTGCCGGTGATCGAGTTCCACGGCACCGCCGACGACGTCATCCCCTACGACGGCGGCATCCGGCACGACGCGACCGTCGCCCCGGTGCCGCTCTGGCTGTCGCAGGTGGCGACGCGCAACGGCTGCACCATCGATCCGCGCTCGGAATCGGTCGCGACGGGGGTCGAGAGGCAGACCTGGACCGGATGCCGCGACCGCGGTGCCCTGGTGCACTACCGGATCGACGGGGGAGGGCACGTGTGGCCGGGAGCGGAGGGCTCCGGCGAGACGGCGATCTCGGCGACGACCCTGATCGAAACCTTCTTCACAGCTCACCCTCTGCCGTGA
- a CDS encoding ABC transporter ATP-binding protein — MTLETREVRWTRGGTLVVDGVSLHPEPGTTVGLLGPNGSGKSSLLRLLQGAARPDSGDVLLDERPLTQWRRRDLARTVAVVTQHAETDADIVVRDVVRLGRTPHRPIWGGSTSGDEEAIDAALERVALTDKADRLWHTLSGGERQRAQIARALAQEPRELLLDEPTNHLDIRHQLDVLALVAALPVTSIIALHDLNLAATYCDSVLVLREGVVVAAGAPAEVLTPALIAEVYEVRARVIPDAETGRSTILFDGPLAS; from the coding sequence ATGACGCTCGAAACCCGCGAGGTGCGCTGGACGCGCGGGGGAACCCTCGTCGTCGACGGCGTCTCGCTGCATCCCGAGCCCGGGACCACCGTGGGTCTGCTCGGGCCCAACGGCTCGGGCAAGTCTTCACTGCTGCGCCTGCTGCAGGGCGCGGCGCGACCGGACTCCGGCGACGTCCTGCTCGACGAGCGGCCGCTGACGCAGTGGCGCCGCCGCGATCTCGCCCGCACGGTCGCGGTGGTCACGCAGCACGCCGAGACCGACGCCGACATCGTGGTCCGCGATGTCGTGCGCCTCGGTCGCACTCCGCACCGCCCGATCTGGGGCGGGTCGACCAGCGGCGACGAGGAGGCGATCGACGCGGCGCTCGAGCGGGTCGCCCTCACGGACAAGGCCGACCGCCTCTGGCACACCCTGTCCGGCGGAGAGCGCCAGCGTGCGCAGATCGCCCGCGCCCTGGCGCAGGAGCCCCGCGAGCTGCTGCTCGACGAGCCGACGAACCACCTTGACATCCGTCACCAGCTCGACGTGTTGGCGCTGGTGGCCGCCCTGCCGGTGACGAGCATCATCGCCCTGCACGACCTCAACCTCGCGGCGACCTATTGCGACAGCGTGCTCGTCTTGCGCGAGGGCGTCGTCGTCGCCGCGGGAGCCCCCGCCGAGGTGCTCACGCCGGCGCTCATCGCCGAGGTGTACGAGGTGAGGGCGAGAGTGATCCCGGATGCCGAGACCGGGCGCTCCACGATCCTGTTCGACGGGCCGCTGGCATCCTGA
- a CDS encoding FecCD family ABC transporter permease → MLLALAGLVVLVISVGVAVTLGPADVSLVNVRDVLLNHLGLADIPVKAAKNAIVWEERLPRALVAACAGAGLALCGVVMQSLLRNPLAEPFVLGVSSGASTGAVVIGVLGIGGGVLGLSGGAFVGALVAFGLVLLLSRFTSGGTSGVILAGVASTQFFSALTSLVVFAVADSDETRGVMFWLLGSLEGMRWDKVVLCAVVVVVGGAVCLFGARALDAFTFGDDVAASLGIPVARTRIGLLVVTALMTAALVSVVGAVGFVGLVVPHAVRLLVGQRHVRVVPLAAVVGAVFMVWVDAATRTLFAPTPLPVGVGTAIVGVPVFVALLVRRRGRA, encoded by the coding sequence ATCCTGCTCGCTCTCGCCGGCCTCGTCGTCCTGGTGATCTCGGTGGGTGTCGCGGTCACGCTCGGCCCCGCCGACGTGTCGCTGGTGAACGTGCGCGACGTGCTGCTGAACCACCTCGGTCTCGCCGACATCCCGGTCAAGGCCGCGAAGAACGCCATCGTGTGGGAGGAGCGTCTCCCCCGCGCCCTGGTCGCCGCCTGCGCCGGGGCCGGGCTCGCGCTCTGCGGGGTCGTCATGCAGTCGCTGCTGCGCAACCCGCTCGCCGAGCCGTTCGTGCTGGGCGTGTCGTCGGGGGCGTCGACCGGCGCGGTCGTGATCGGCGTGCTCGGGATCGGCGGCGGGGTCCTCGGCCTGTCGGGCGGAGCCTTCGTCGGCGCACTGGTCGCCTTCGGTCTCGTTCTGCTGCTGTCGCGCTTCACCTCGGGCGGTACCTCGGGCGTCATCCTGGCCGGTGTCGCCAGCACGCAGTTCTTCTCGGCACTGACCTCTCTCGTCGTGTTCGCGGTCGCCGACAGCGACGAGACGCGGGGCGTGATGTTCTGGCTCCTCGGCTCGCTCGAGGGCATGCGCTGGGACAAGGTCGTCCTGTGCGCCGTCGTGGTCGTCGTCGGGGGTGCGGTGTGCCTGTTCGGGGCACGCGCCCTCGATGCCTTCACGTTCGGAGACGACGTGGCCGCCTCGCTCGGCATCCCCGTTGCCCGCACGCGCATCGGACTGCTCGTCGTGACGGCCCTCATGACCGCGGCCCTGGTCAGCGTCGTCGGCGCGGTCGGCTTCGTCGGCCTCGTCGTGCCGCACGCCGTCCGCCTGCTGGTGGGCCAGCGTCACGTGCGCGTGGTCCCGCTCGCGGCGGTCGTCGGCGCCGTGTTCATGGTGTGGGTGGATGCCGCGACGCGCACGCTCTTTGCGCCCACGCCTCTGCCGGTCGGGGTCGGGACGGCGATCGTCGGCGTCCCCGTCTTCGTCGCTCTGCTCGTTCGACGGAGGGGACGCGCATGA
- a CDS encoding ABC transporter substrate-binding protein has product MPRARALAFPLVLLTAAAALTGCGASEVVPEASASSAGEGATVYPLTLENCGREITVDQAPSRVVSLDQDSTEILLSLGLQDRMVGTASWTDPVLDSLAEANAAVPRLSDNAPSYEVVLGTDPDFVTASFGRHFAQGGVATRDRFAETGIASYLSPTDCDGDVSVNAGGKRTTPLTIDALYGEIRDLARVFDVSDRGEALISSLQQRAAAATEGIDFEGHSVAFWFADTKTPYIAGGFSNAALLASTTKMTNVFAGQTDDWPAVGWESMVSADPDVLVLGDLQRDRFPGDRLADKIAFLESDPLTSTMTAVKEKRYIALHGAELNPSIRFVDALDKIRAWWDENGSTL; this is encoded by the coding sequence ATGCCACGCGCCCGCGCCCTCGCCTTCCCCCTCGTCCTGCTGACCGCCGCAGCCGCTCTGACCGGCTGCGGAGCGTCGGAGGTCGTTCCCGAAGCCTCCGCCTCCTCGGCCGGAGAGGGCGCCACGGTCTACCCCCTGACGCTGGAGAACTGCGGGCGCGAAATCACGGTCGATCAGGCCCCCAGCCGCGTGGTCTCGCTCGACCAGGACTCCACCGAAATCCTGCTGTCGCTGGGGCTCCAGGACCGCATGGTCGGCACGGCATCCTGGACCGATCCCGTTCTGGACTCGCTCGCCGAGGCGAATGCCGCCGTTCCCCGTCTGTCCGACAACGCCCCCTCGTACGAGGTCGTGCTCGGAACCGATCCCGATTTCGTCACCGCCTCGTTCGGCCGCCACTTCGCCCAGGGTGGCGTCGCCACGCGGGATCGTTTCGCCGAGACCGGCATCGCCTCCTACCTCTCCCCCACCGACTGCGACGGAGACGTGAGCGTCAACGCCGGCGGAAAGCGGACCACCCCGCTGACGATCGACGCGCTGTACGGCGAGATCCGCGACCTCGCCCGCGTCTTCGACGTCTCGGATCGCGGCGAGGCACTGATCTCCTCGCTGCAGCAGCGGGCGGCCGCCGCGACCGAGGGCATCGACTTCGAGGGCCACAGCGTCGCCTTCTGGTTCGCCGACACCAAGACCCCCTACATCGCGGGCGGATTCTCGAACGCCGCACTCCTGGCATCCACCACCAAGATGACCAACGTGTTCGCCGGGCAGACCGACGACTGGCCCGCGGTCGGGTGGGAGAGCATGGTCTCGGCCGACCCCGACGTGCTGGTGCTGGGCGACCTGCAGCGGGACCGCTTCCCGGGCGACCGGCTCGCCGACAAGATCGCGTTCCTCGAGAGCGACCCGCTCACCAGCACCATGACCGCCGTCAAGGAGAAGCGGTACATCGCGCTGCACGGCGCGGAGCTGAACCCCTCGATCCGCTTCGTCGACGCGCTCGACAAGATCCGCGCCTGGTGGGACGAGAACGGGAGCACGCTCTGA
- a CDS encoding DeoR/GlpR family DNA-binding transcription regulator produces MYAMERQQLIERELRDVGRVSVVDLARRFDVTTETVRRDLDRLESLGSLRRVHGGAVDIGRASTAESPLTERRERHRDAKRAIAAEAVSLLGPDFRGSIFVDAGTTPAEVASLLPAALGAGIGGVEVVTHSLEAAHLLAGEERLSLTTIGGRVRGVTAAAVGAHTVRAIGQLRPDIAFVGTNGLSAGFGLSTPDPEEAAVKAAIIQSARRVVLLADAAKFGEELLVRFARLDELDVLVTDAAPPAALSEALAAADIEVRVA; encoded by the coding sequence GTGTACGCAATGGAGCGCCAGCAGCTCATCGAGCGCGAACTGCGCGACGTCGGACGCGTCAGCGTCGTTGACCTCGCCCGCCGCTTCGACGTCACGACAGAGACCGTCCGCCGCGACCTGGACCGCCTCGAGTCGCTCGGATCCCTGCGCCGCGTCCACGGCGGGGCGGTCGACATCGGTCGCGCCAGCACCGCTGAGTCCCCTCTCACCGAGCGCCGCGAGCGCCACCGCGACGCCAAGCGCGCCATCGCCGCCGAAGCCGTGTCTCTGCTCGGCCCCGACTTCCGCGGCTCGATCTTCGTCGACGCCGGCACGACCCCCGCCGAGGTCGCCTCGCTCCTTCCCGCCGCTCTCGGAGCGGGTATCGGCGGTGTCGAGGTGGTCACGCACTCCCTCGAGGCCGCACACCTGCTCGCCGGAGAGGAGCGTCTCTCGCTCACCACCATCGGCGGGCGCGTGCGCGGAGTCACCGCGGCCGCGGTCGGAGCGCACACCGTCCGCGCCATCGGTCAACTGCGTCCGGACATCGCGTTCGTCGGAACGAACGGTCTCAGCGCCGGTTTCGGACTCAGCACCCCCGACCCCGAAGAGGCCGCGGTCAAGGCGGCCATCATCCAGTCCGCCCGTCGCGTCGTCCTGCTCGCGGACGCGGCGAAGTTCGGCGAAGAGCTGCTCGTCCGCTTCGCCCGACTCGACGAGCTCGACGTGCTCGTGACCGACGCCGCCCCTCCCGCGGCCCTTTCCGAGGCCCTCGCGGCCGCCGACATCGAGGTGCGCGTCGCATGA
- a CDS encoding 1-phosphofructokinase family hexose kinase, translating into MIVTLTANPSADRAVVLSETLQPGEVQRALSSREDAGGKGVNVARVVSAAGVPARAVVPVNAHDPYRMLLDDTGIALDVIEVAGRARANLTITDPAGETTKLNLPGAELSAAEADALVAGVVAASQGASWLVLAGSLPPGVPVSFYADLIAAVRERWGAAAPLIAVDASGPALSAVVATARPDLIKPNHEELAELVGEDPAVDDDVHDAASRRARTLVPGRVASALVTLGADGALLFTAEGTWRGRAPRIQVASTVGAGDSSLAGYLLADLEGAPAPDRLARSIAYGAAAATLPGTQAPTPDDLPAGPIAVTEFPTPIATS; encoded by the coding sequence ATGATCGTCACTCTGACCGCCAACCCGTCCGCCGACCGCGCCGTCGTCCTGTCCGAGACCCTGCAGCCCGGCGAGGTGCAGCGCGCACTGTCGTCGCGCGAAGACGCCGGAGGCAAGGGCGTGAACGTCGCCCGCGTCGTCTCGGCCGCGGGAGTCCCCGCGCGCGCCGTGGTGCCGGTCAACGCCCACGACCCCTATCGGATGCTCCTCGACGACACCGGCATCGCCCTCGACGTGATCGAGGTGGCCGGTCGGGCCCGAGCGAACCTGACGATCACCGACCCCGCGGGCGAGACGACCAAGCTCAACCTGCCGGGTGCCGAGCTGTCCGCGGCCGAAGCCGACGCCCTCGTCGCGGGCGTCGTCGCGGCGTCGCAGGGCGCGAGCTGGCTCGTCCTCGCCGGGTCGCTTCCCCCCGGAGTCCCGGTGTCGTTCTACGCCGACCTCATCGCCGCGGTGCGCGAGCGCTGGGGCGCCGCCGCCCCGCTCATCGCCGTCGATGCCTCCGGTCCGGCGCTCAGCGCCGTCGTCGCCACCGCTCGCCCCGACCTCATCAAGCCCAACCACGAGGAGCTCGCCGAACTCGTCGGCGAAGACCCTGCGGTCGATGACGACGTGCACGACGCCGCCTCGCGCCGCGCACGCACGCTGGTTCCGGGCCGCGTGGCGTCCGCCCTCGTGACCCTCGGCGCCGACGGCGCCCTGCTCTTCACGGCCGAGGGAACCTGGCGCGGTCGCGCCCCCCGCATCCAGGTCGCCAGCACCGTCGGCGCGGGCGACAGCTCGCTCGCCGGATACCTGCTCGCCGACCTCGAGGGCGCGCCCGCGCCCGACCGTCTCGCGCGCAGCATCGCCTACGGAGCGGCCGCCGCCACTCTGCCCGGCACGCAGGCGCCGACCCCCGACGATCTGCCCGCGGGGCCGATCGCCGTCACCGAATTCCCCACCCCCATCGCAACATCCTGA
- a CDS encoding PTS fructose transporter subunit IIABC gives MSDIITPELVTLDAPLGTDKQSVIRALAERVVAQGRARSAQELFDDAWAREQKDETGLPGGIGIPHARSASVTEPTLAFARLTPGVDFGAPDGPADIVFLIAAPEGADEAHLSVLSQLARSLMNNDFMSGLRSAQTPAEAVTLITNAVTPAAAPAAAPAAAAPAATRAEARTATKTKKIVAVTACATGIAHTFMAADALTAAGAETEGVELIVEPQGSSGYKALPQSVIDDADAVIFAVDVDVREPQRFAGKPVVRAGVKRGIEQPKQLIAEALAASENPNAARVQGGGAAASASDAPVAQQSVGRRIQRWLLTGVSYMIPFVAGGGLLIALGFLLGGYEVTKNASNVIIQNSLWDLPTENITSSFGPVGQYLGSVAFMIGATSMGFIVAVLAGFIAYAIADRPGIAPGFVAGAVAVLMNAGFIGGIIGGLLAGFIAWWLGRFDAPRWLRGLMPVVIVPFLGSIFASGLMILFLGRPIAALMAALTDGLTSLAASGAGAIVLGVILGLMMCFDLGGPVNKVAYVFATTGLAAATQTNTTPYLIMAAVMAAGMVPPLAMALASTLLARKKFTPVERENGAAAWLLGASFISEGAIPFAAADPLRVIPASMVGGAITGGLSMLLSVQSFAPHGGIFVFFAINPFWGFALAIVAGTVVTALIVVALKGIGRSTQDAAVTEAAPAATVAA, from the coding sequence ATGTCCGACATCATCACTCCGGAGCTCGTCACTCTCGACGCGCCCCTGGGCACCGACAAGCAGTCGGTGATCCGTGCTCTCGCCGAGCGCGTCGTCGCGCAGGGCCGCGCGCGCAGTGCCCAAGAGCTGTTCGACGACGCGTGGGCGCGTGAGCAGAAGGACGAGACCGGCCTGCCCGGCGGCATCGGCATCCCACACGCGCGCAGCGCCTCGGTCACCGAACCCACCCTCGCCTTCGCGCGGCTCACCCCCGGCGTCGACTTCGGTGCCCCCGACGGACCCGCCGACATCGTGTTCCTCATCGCGGCGCCCGAGGGTGCCGACGAGGCTCACCTCTCGGTGCTGTCGCAGCTGGCCCGTAGCCTCATGAACAACGACTTCATGTCGGGCCTGCGTTCCGCGCAGACGCCCGCCGAAGCCGTGACGCTCATCACGAATGCCGTCACCCCGGCCGCCGCACCCGCGGCAGCCCCGGCGGCGGCAGCGCCCGCGGCCACGCGCGCCGAGGCCCGCACCGCCACCAAGACCAAGAAGATCGTGGCCGTCACCGCGTGCGCCACGGGCATCGCCCACACCTTCATGGCCGCCGACGCGCTCACCGCCGCCGGCGCCGAGACCGAGGGCGTCGAGCTCATCGTCGAACCGCAGGGCTCGAGCGGCTACAAGGCCCTTCCGCAGAGCGTGATCGACGACGCCGACGCCGTGATCTTCGCGGTGGACGTCGACGTGCGCGAGCCGCAGCGCTTCGCGGGCAAGCCCGTCGTCCGCGCGGGCGTCAAGCGCGGCATCGAGCAGCCGAAGCAGCTCATCGCCGAGGCCCTCGCCGCCAGCGAGAACCCGAACGCCGCCCGCGTCCAGGGCGGTGGCGCCGCGGCATCCGCTTCGGACGCCCCCGTCGCGCAGCAGTCGGTGGGGCGCCGCATCCAGCGCTGGCTGCTGACGGGTGTCAGCTACATGATCCCATTCGTCGCCGGTGGCGGTCTGCTCATCGCGCTCGGCTTCCTGCTCGGTGGCTACGAAGTCACCAAGAACGCCTCGAACGTCATCATCCAGAACTCGCTCTGGGACCTCCCGACCGAGAACATCACCTCGTCGTTCGGCCCGGTGGGTCAGTACCTCGGGTCGGTCGCCTTCATGATCGGCGCCACGTCGATGGGCTTCATCGTCGCCGTGCTCGCGGGCTTCATCGCCTACGCGATCGCCGACCGCCCCGGCATCGCGCCCGGCTTCGTCGCCGGTGCGGTCGCCGTGCTCATGAACGCCGGCTTCATCGGCGGCATCATCGGTGGTCTGCTCGCGGGCTTCATCGCCTGGTGGCTCGGTCGCTTCGACGCGCCCCGCTGGCTCCGCGGTCTCATGCCCGTGGTCATCGTGCCGTTCCTCGGTTCGATCTTCGCTTCGGGGCTCATGATCCTGTTCCTCGGTCGTCCGATCGCGGCCCTCATGGCTGCGCTCACCGACGGTCTGACCTCGCTCGCCGCCAGCGGTGCCGGAGCCATCGTGCTCGGCGTCATCCTCGGTCTGATGATGTGCTTCGACCTCGGTGGACCCGTCAACAAGGTGGCGTACGTCTTCGCCACCACGGGGCTCGCAGCCGCGACCCAGACGAACACCACCCCGTACCTGATCATGGCGGCCGTCATGGCCGCCGGCATGGTGCCCCCGCTCGCGATGGCCCTGGCCTCGACGCTGCTCGCCCGCAAGAAGTTCACCCCGGTCGAGCGCGAGAACGGTGCGGCCGCATGGCTGCTCGGTGCCTCGTTCATCTCCGAGGGCGCGATCCCGTTCGCCGCGGCGGACCCGCTGCGCGTCATCCCCGCGTCGATGGTCGGTGGCGCCATCACGGGTGGTCTGAGCATGCTGCTCTCGGTGCAGTCGTTCGCACCTCACGGAGGCATCTTCGTCTTCTTCGCGATCAACCCCTTCTGGGGTTTCGCCCTCGCAATCGTGGCGGGTACCGTCGTGACTGCGCTGATCGTCGTCGCCCTCAAGGGCATCGGCCGCAGCACGCAGGACGCCGCCGTCACCGAGGCTGCTCCCGCAGCCACGGTCGCCGCGTAA
- a CDS encoding HPr family phosphocarrier protein, with the protein MAERQATIASASGLHARPAKLFVQAVQEKKIPVTIAAEGGADLNAGSILSLMGLGAGHGTVVTLKAEGEGAEQALDELVALLETDLDAQ; encoded by the coding sequence ATGGCAGAACGTCAGGCCACCATCGCGAGCGCCTCGGGCCTCCACGCCCGCCCCGCGAAGCTCTTCGTGCAGGCCGTGCAGGAGAAGAAGATCCCCGTCACGATCGCCGCCGAGGGTGGTGCCGACCTCAACGCCGGCAGCATCCTGTCGCTCATGGGCCTCGGCGCCGGTCACGGCACCGTCGTGACGCTGAAGGCCGAGGGTGAGGGTGCCGAGCAGGCGCTCGACGAGCTCGTCGCCCTTCTCGAGACCGATCTCGACGCGCAGTAA
- a CDS encoding MBL fold metallo-hydrolase: MRLTKHEHAALVLVESGHSLVIDPGSFTSPLDDLTNLAGVVITHEHADHWTPEHLARLQKAHPSVPIYGPEGVRDAAAGFDVTVVSPGDTLDLGPFHLEFFGGKHAVIHSSIPVVDNVGVLVNDAVYYPGDSYVVPKHKKIALLAAPVGAPWLKIGEVIDYVLDVKPERVFATHDMTLSVAGKQMGDARLTWAVEQNGGSFIDLKPGDSVEV, encoded by the coding sequence ATGCGCCTCACGAAGCACGAACACGCCGCCCTGGTCCTCGTCGAATCCGGTCACTCGCTCGTGATCGATCCAGGCAGCTTCACCTCGCCGTTGGACGACCTCACGAACCTCGCGGGGGTCGTGATCACGCATGAGCACGCGGACCACTGGACGCCCGAGCACCTCGCACGCCTGCAGAAAGCGCACCCCAGCGTGCCGATCTATGGCCCCGAGGGGGTGCGCGATGCCGCTGCCGGCTTTGACGTCACGGTGGTGAGCCCCGGCGACACCTTGGATCTGGGTCCGTTCCACCTGGAGTTTTTCGGCGGAAAGCACGCGGTCATCCACTCCTCCATTCCGGTGGTCGACAACGTCGGCGTGCTCGTCAACGACGCGGTGTACTACCCGGGCGACTCCTACGTGGTGCCCAAGCACAAGAAGATCGCCCTGCTCGCGGCCCCGGTCGGCGCCCCCTGGCTGAAGATCGGCGAGGTCATCGACTACGTCCTCGACGTCAAGCCCGAGCGCGTCTTCGCCACGCACGACATGACCCTGTCGGTCGCCGGCAAGCAGATGGGCGACGCGCGCCTCACCTGGGCCGTCGAGCAGAACGGCGGCTCGTTCATCGACCTCAAGCCGGGCGACTCGGTCGAGGTCTGA